A window of the Hordeum vulgare subsp. vulgare chromosome 5H, MorexV3_pseudomolecules_assembly, whole genome shotgun sequence genome harbors these coding sequences:
- the LOC123397638 gene encoding probable calcium-binding protein CML25/26 encodes MVADAVVQASSVFAAFDKDGDGKVSAAELRGSMTAALGEEVSEEEAAAILATVDADGDGLLDQEEFSRLGLGATGDDAGAAGADDEEEVRRRCLREAFAMYATEGGDERARITPASLRRMLGKLLGSEKMGLEECRAMICRFDLNGDGVLSFDEFRVMMMANL; translated from the coding sequence ATGGTGGCCGATGCCGTGGTGCAGGCGTCGTCGGTGTTCGCCGCCTTCGACAAGGACGGCGACGGCAAGGTGTCGGCCGCCGAGCTGCGCGGCTCCATGACGGCGGCGCTGGGCGAGGAGGTGTCCGAGGAGGAGGCCGCGGCGATCCTGGCCACGGTGGACGCCGACGGCGACGGGCTGCTCGACCAGGAGGAGTTCTCCCGGCTCGGCCTCGGCGCCACCGGGGACGACGCTGGGGCGGCCGgagccgacgacgaggaggaggtgagGCGGCGGTGCCTGAGGGAGGCGTTCGCGATGTACGCCACGGAGGGCGGCGACGAgcgcgccaggatcacgccggcgaGCCTCAGGCGGATGCTGGGCAAGCTGCTGGGGTCCGAGAAAATGGGGCTGGAGGAGTGCAGGGCCATGATCTGCAGGTTTGACCTCAACGGCGAcggcgtcctctccttcgacgagtTCAGGGTCATGATGATGGCCAATTTGTAA
- the LOC123398272 gene encoding protein ADP-ribosyltransferase PARP3-like produces the protein MRRERGTPVVSENWIVDIIQKKEAQPLAAYDIVSDVVPEGRGLPLDKLDPSEEAIETLAAELKLAGKRSVHNDSKLGKDGGCIFEKDGIIYNCVCSICDLGSETNQLCIMQLIVLPEKHLHLFYKKGPIGHDQMAEE, from the exons ATGCGCAGGGAGCGCGGAACTCCTGTAGTGAGTGAGAACTGGATAGTCGATATCATTCAGAAGAAGGAAGCCCAGCCATTGGCTGCTTATGATATTGTATCGGATGTTGTTCCGGAGGGCAGAGGACTGCCGCTCGACAAGCTTGATCCAAGCGAGGAGGCCATCGAGACTTTGGCGGCAGAG CTGAAACTTGCTGGCAAAAGATCGGTGCACAACGACTCTAAACTGGGCAAAGACGGCGGATGTATCTTTGAGAAGGATGGCATCATCTACAATTGTGTCTGTTCAATTTGCGACTTAGGATCCGAGACTAACCA GCTCTGCATTATGCAGCTGATCGTGCTACCTGAAAAACACCTGCaccttttctacaagaagggtccAATTGGCCATGATCAGATGGCAGAGGAATGA